A region of Rhodamnia argentea isolate NSW1041297 chromosome 9, ASM2092103v1, whole genome shotgun sequence DNA encodes the following proteins:
- the LOC115731572 gene encoding uncharacterized protein LOC115731572 isoform X3, which translates to MAPFFGGTLPAPKPIRDGKTESSSCGALLSVCKAGVMCVWSRGSGHCRRRRQLPPWAGSPSHLCTLPSNQRYVCIGCSFVDASHWVEHQAVGSTQEVELSLDSEYHHKRPPKCTVVIVDTYTLTIVQTIFHGNLSTGLPRYMAIFLSSEDREKYSAVLVNSHGGMQQVPISKDSHPDGESPGGLPRNASEPKIIDCTNGFMEDGVVLSCATRGNIIALLLSNRCIFRVVDTAVTIGEVSLTDDLCPQGITGHMHGAAGCMFLESSYHEILPGQSHRLCRVNFIIWNVEGCGTLYLVSYSDGLFDCRPLSSISAASHPERLKLSVCFIQLKNYLLRIESVCFGVKELFQWKPHITIWSLSMYHDDSKHFQKCEIVGEGVSCFDLLSDSSPVHETKDCDGLEQGDINNSEYPNNLHAGDDSPSLNDRIVSSSMVISGNSCAPYAVVYGYCNGDIEIVRFDLVHAPGYHSESSSLEINSAVCRRYFTGHTSAVLCLAAHQMAGKAKGWNFCKVLVSGSKDCTVRIWDLDNGNLITVMHHHVAPVRQIILPPNKTEHPWCDCFLSVGEDSCVALASLETLRVERIFPGHPCYPDRVVWDGVRGYVACLCQNYLVTSDTSDVLYIWDIKSGARERILRGVASHSMFDHFCKGINMKSVSGTVRDGSTSVSSLLLPIVEDIGFSKPHIENSEKGFSSAGAMATSTKRIESFTHKALINKESSTESFQASSSIVQSIKHSIKCSCPFPGVATLCFDLTSLMLLPQGDELCASQIRKPDSPLKKYNVAEFADNGAGPNTSNSHMESDCIRSLEESIVRFGLSVLHSWGVDNGLDHLLITDMKLIRPENFMIAPGLPGDKGSFTVTFPGTSAVLELWKLSSEFCAMRSLTMVSLAQRMVSLCHSCSVASSTLAAFYTRNFAEKVPEIKPPSLQLLVSFWQDDREHVRMAARSLFHCAASRAIPLPLSSQEVTNHIKFVSSMAGKNEDEHENPKEKTVSDRADMEEQETQEILQAEESNILIWLESYEVQDWISCVGGTGQDAMTSHIIVAAALAIWYPSLVKPSLGTLVVHHLVKLVMAMNEKYSSTAAELLAEGMADVWKACIGSEIPRLIGDIFFQIECVSGTSASPAIPSKIRETLIEILLPSLAMADIHGFLNAIESQIWSTASDSPVHLVSLTTLIRVVRGAPKNLAQFLDKAINFILQTMDPGNSIMRKTCLQTSMTTLKEVVRVFSMVALNDNLTRLAVGDAIGEISNASIRVYDMQSVMKIKVLDASAPPGLPSFLAGSSGTAVTTVISALSFSPDGEGLVAFSEHGLMIRWWSLGSVWWEKLSRNYVPVQCTKLIFVPPWEGFSPKTARRSVMASIMGPDGQSGPQEKLKGAGEDSLNILIHNLDLSYRLEWASERKVVLTRHGHELGTFPL; encoded by the exons ATGGCTCCGTTTTTTGGTGGAACCTTGCCGGCTCCGAAGCCAATCCG AGATGGAAAGACAGAGAGTTCAAGTTGTGGAGCTCTATTAAGCGTGTGTAAAGCTGGTGTTATGTGTGTATGGAGCAGGGGCAGTGGACACTGCAGACGCCGGAGACAACtgccaccttgggcggggagtCCATCCCATCTATGCACATTGCCATCTAATCAGAGATATGTATGTATCGGTTGTTCGTTTGTCGATGCTAGCCATTGGGTTGAGCATCAGGCTGTTGGATCCACACAGGAAGTTGAGCTTTCATTGGACTCAGAGTATCATCATAAGAGACCTCCCAAGTGCACTGTAGTAATTGTGGATACTTATACCCTCACCATTGTACAGACAATTTTTCATGGAAATTTATCTACTGGGTTACCAAGGTATATGGCTATCTTTTTATCTTCCGAGGATAGGGAAAAGTATTCTGCAGTCCTTGTTAATTCACATGGCGGGATGCAACAGGTTCCAATATCAAAAGACTCTCATCCAGATGGGGAGAGTCCGGGTGGCTTGCCCAGAAATGCTTCTGAGCCTAAGATAATTGATTGTACGAATGGTTTTATGGAGGATGGGGTAGTATTGTCATGCGCCACCAGAGGAAACATTATTGCTCTTCTGTTATCTAATCGCTGCATCTTCAGGGTAGTGGACACTGCTGTTACTATTGGAGAGGTTTCTCTGACAGATGATCTTTGTCCTCAGGGCATTACTGGTCACATGCATGGTGCTGCGGGATGCATGTTTCTGGAAAGTAGTTACCATGAGATTCTGCCTGGGCAATCCCACAGACTGTGCAGAGTCAATTTTATTATTTGGAATGTCGAAGGTTGCGGAACTCTGTATCTTGTTTCATATTCAGATGGCTTATTTGATTGTAGGCCTCTCTCTTCAATATCTGCTGCTTCTCATCCAGAGCGTTTAAAACTGTCGGTTTGTttcattcaattgaaaaattatcttctCCGCATTGAGTCAGTTTGCTTTGGTGTAAAAGAACTTTTCCAATGGAAACCCCACATCACAATTTGGTCATTGTCAATGTATCATGATGATTCAAAGCACTTTCAAAAGTGTGAAATTGTTGGGGAAGGTGTTTCTTGTTTCGACTTGCTTTCAGACTCTTCCCCAGTCCATGAAACCAAGGATTGCGATGGTTTGGAGCAAGGTGATATAAATAATTCCGAGTATCCCAATAATCTACATGCAGGAGACGATAGCCCTTCACTCAACGATCGTATTGTATCTTCTTCCATGGTTATTTCTGGTAATTCATGTGCACCCTATGCTGTTGTTTATGGCTATTGCAATGGCGACATTGAAATTGTACGATTTGATTTAGTCCATGCGCCGGGTTATCATAGTGAAAGTTCTTCTCTCGAAATAAATTCAGCTGTCTGTAGGAGATATTTCACAGGGCACACGAGTGCTGTACTTTGTTTGGCAGCTCACCAGATGGCAGGCAAAGCAAAAGGATGGAATTTCTGTAAGGTCTTGGTGTCTGGAAGCAAAGACTGCACAGTTCGAATATGGGATCTTGACAATGGCAATCTCATCACTGTAATGCACCATCATGTGGCTCCTGTCCGCCAAATTATTCTCCCTCCTAATAAGACTGAGCATCCTTGGTGTGATTGCTTTCTCTCCGTTGGAGAGGATTCGTGTGTGGCTCTTGCTTCACTCGAAACTCTAAGGGTTGAGAGGATTTTTCCTGGACATCCCTGTTATCCTGATAGAGTTGTTTGGGATGGTGTAAGAGGTTATGTTGCATGTCTTTGCCAAAACTATTTAGTAACATCTGATACTAGTGATGTGTTATACATATGGGACATCAAGAGTGGAGCCAGAGAGCGGATCCTACGAGGAGTAGCTTCTCATTCAATGTTTGATCATTTCTGTAAGGGCATTAACATGAAGTCAGTCTCTGGAACTGTGAGGGATGGAAGTACTTCTGTTTCCTCCCTGCTTCTTCCCATTGTCGAGGATATTGGTTTTTCTAAACCTCATATAGAAAACTCAGAAAAGGGATTTTCTTCTGCTGGTGCAATGGCAACGTCAACTAAGAGAATTGAGTCCTTTACTCATAAAGCCCTCATTAACAAGGAGAGCTCTACTGAATCCTTTCAGGCCAGCTCATCTATTGTCCAAAGCATCAAGCACTCCATTAAGTGCTCTTGTCCATTCCCTGGGGTAGCAACTCTTTGTTTTGATCTCACTTCACTGATGCTTCTTCCTCAGGGGGACGAGTTATGTGCAAGTCAAATTAGGAAACCCGACTCTCCTTTGAAGAAATACAATGTTGCTGAGTTTGCAGATAATGGAGCTGGTCCAAACACATCAAACAGTCACATGGAGTCCGACTGCATTAGGTCGCTTGAAGAGAGCATTGTACGGTTTGGTTTGTCGGTTTTGCATTCATGGGGGGTAGACAATGGGCTTGATCATTTGCTAATTACTGACATGAAGTTGATAAGACCTGAGAACTTCATGATTGCACCAGGTTTGCCAGGGGATAAAGGGTCCTTTACAGTGACTTTTCCTGGTACAAGTGCTGTTCTTGAG CTATGGAAATTGTCCTCCGAGTTTTGTGCAATGAGGTCATTGACCATGGTATCTCTCGCCCAACGCATGGTTAGCCTGTGCCATTCCTGCTCAGTTGCTAGCAG TACCCTGGCGGCATTCTATACTCGGAACTTCGCAGAGAAAGTCCCAGAGATTAAGCCACCTTCCCTCCAG TTGTTGGTAAGTTTCTGGCAAGATGATAGGGAACATGTAAGGATGGCTGCACGATCTTTGTTCCATTGTGCTGCTTCACGGGCAATACCTCTCCCTTTGTCTAGTCAAGAGGTGACTAATCACATAAAATTTGTGAGTTCTATGGCTGGGAAAAATGAAGATGAACATGAAAATCCAAAGGAAAAGACGGTATCTGACAGAGCAGATATGGAAGAGCAGGAAACACAAGAAATTTTGCAGGCTGAGGAATCCAATATTCTGATATGGCTAGAATCTTATGAAGTGCAGGATTGGATTTCATGTGTTGGAGGAACAGGGCAAGATGCAATGACATCTCATATTATCGTTGCAGCTGCATTAGCCATTTGGTACCCCAGTCTTGTAAAACCAAGTCTGGGCACGCTGGTTGTTCATCATCTAGTGAAATTGGTCATGGCTATGAACGAAAAATATAGTTCCACTGCTGCAGAGCTGTTGGCTGAAGGTATGGCAGACGTATGGAAGGCTTGCATTGGATCTGAAATCCCCCGTTTGATTGGTGATATCTTTTTCCAAATTGAGTGTGTAAGCGGTACATCTGCAAGTCCAGCCATACCCAGTAAAATTCGAGAGACTTTGATTGAGATTCTTCTTCCAAGTCTTGCAATGGCTGACATTCATGGCTTTCTTAATGCCATAGAAAGCCAAATCTGGTCTACTGCATCTGATTCACCAGTTCACTTAGTATCCCTTACTACACTAATTAGAGTTGTGCGCGGAGCTCCCAAGAATCTGGCTCAATTCCTTGATAAG GCAATTAACTTTATCTTACAAACCATGGACCCTGGCAACTCAATCATGCGAAAAACTTGCCTTCAGACTTCAATGACAACTTTGAAGGAAGTTGTTCGCGTATTTTCCATGGTAGCACTGAATGACAATTTGACCAGATTAGCTGTTGGTGATGCCATTGGAGAGATTAGCAATGCTAGCATTCGTGTTTATGACATGCAAAG TGTGATGAAAATCAAGGTTCTGGATGCAAGTGCACCTCCTGGTCTACCGAGTTTTCTTGCAGGATCTTCTGGGACAGCAGTCACGACTGTGATTTCAGCATTGAGTTTTTCTCCGGATGGAGAG GGTTTAGTTGCTTTCTCTGAGCATGGGTTGATGATAAGATGGTGGTCATTAGGATCAGTTTGGTGGGAGAAACTCAGCCGCAACTATGTTCCCGTCCAATGCaccaaattgatttttgttcCTCCTTGGGAAGGATTTTCACCTAAAACTGCTCGGAGAAGTGTGATGGCGAGCATAATGGGACCTGATGGGCAATCCGGTCCACAG
- the LOC115731572 gene encoding uncharacterized protein LOC115731572 isoform X4, translating to MAPFFGGTLPAPKPIRGSGHCRRRRQLPPWAGSPSHLCTLPSNQRYVCIGCSFVDASHWVEHQAVGSTQEVELSLDSEYHHKRPPKCTVVIVDTYTLTIVQTIFHGNLSTGLPRYMAIFLSSEDREKYSAVLVNSHGGMQQVPISKDSHPDGESPGGLPRNASEPKIIDCTNGFMEDGVVLSCATRGNIIALLLSNRCIFRVVDTAVTIGEVSLTDDLCPQGITGHMHGAAGCMFLESSYHEILPGQSHRLCRVNFIIWNVEGCGTLYLVSYSDGLFDCRPLSSISAASHPERLKLSVCFIQLKNYLLRIESVCFGVKELFQWKPHITIWSLSMYHDDSKHFQKCEIVGEGVSCFDLLSDSSPVHETKDCDGLEQGDINNSEYPNNLHAGDDSPSLNDRIVSSSMVISGNSCAPYAVVYGYCNGDIEIVRFDLVHAPGYHSESSSLEINSAVCRRYFTGHTSAVLCLAAHQMAGKAKGWNFCKVLVSGSKDCTVRIWDLDNGNLITVMHHHVAPVRQIILPPNKTEHPWCDCFLSVGEDSCVALASLETLRVERIFPGHPCYPDRVVWDGVRGYVACLCQNYLVTSDTSDVLYIWDIKSGARERILRGVASHSMFDHFCKGINMKSVSGTVRDGSTSVSSLLLPIVEDIGFSKPHIENSEKGFSSAGAMATSTKRIESFTHKALINKESSTESFQASSSIVQSIKHSIKCSCPFPGVATLCFDLTSLMLLPQGDELCASQIRKPDSPLKKYNVAEFADNGAGPNTSNSHMESDCIRSLEESIVRFGLSVLHSWGVDNGLDHLLITDMKLIRPENFMIAPGLPGDKGSFTVTFPGTSAVLELWKLSSEFCAMRSLTMVSLAQRMVSLCHSCSVASSTLAAFYTRNFAEKVPEIKPPSLQLLVSFWQDDREHVRMAARSLFHCAASRAIPLPLSSQEVTNHIKFVSSMAGKNEDEHENPKEKTVSDRADMEEQETQEILQAEESNILIWLESYEVQDWISCVGGTGQDAMTSHIIVAAALAIWYPSLVKPSLGTLVVHHLVKLVMAMNEKYSSTAAELLAEGMADVWKACIGSEIPRLIGDIFFQIECVSGTSASPAIPSKIRETLIEILLPSLAMADIHGFLNAIESQIWSTASDSPVHLVSLTTLIRVVRGAPKNLAQFLDKAINFILQTMDPGNSIMRKTCLQTSMTTLKEVVRVFSMVALNDNLTRLAVGDAIGEISNASIRVYDMQSVMKIKVLDASAPPGLPSFLAGSSGTAVTTVISALSFSPDGEGLVAFSEHGLMIRWWSLGSVWWEKLSRNYVPVQCTKLIFVPPWEGFSPKTARRSVMASIMGPDGQSGPQEKLKGAGEDSLNILIHNLDLSYRLEWASERKVVLTRHGHELGTFPL from the exons ATGGCTCCGTTTTTTGGTGGAACCTTGCCGGCTCCGAAGCCAATCCG GGGCAGTGGACACTGCAGACGCCGGAGACAACtgccaccttgggcggggagtCCATCCCATCTATGCACATTGCCATCTAATCAGAGATATGTATGTATCGGTTGTTCGTTTGTCGATGCTAGCCATTGGGTTGAGCATCAGGCTGTTGGATCCACACAGGAAGTTGAGCTTTCATTGGACTCAGAGTATCATCATAAGAGACCTCCCAAGTGCACTGTAGTAATTGTGGATACTTATACCCTCACCATTGTACAGACAATTTTTCATGGAAATTTATCTACTGGGTTACCAAGGTATATGGCTATCTTTTTATCTTCCGAGGATAGGGAAAAGTATTCTGCAGTCCTTGTTAATTCACATGGCGGGATGCAACAGGTTCCAATATCAAAAGACTCTCATCCAGATGGGGAGAGTCCGGGTGGCTTGCCCAGAAATGCTTCTGAGCCTAAGATAATTGATTGTACGAATGGTTTTATGGAGGATGGGGTAGTATTGTCATGCGCCACCAGAGGAAACATTATTGCTCTTCTGTTATCTAATCGCTGCATCTTCAGGGTAGTGGACACTGCTGTTACTATTGGAGAGGTTTCTCTGACAGATGATCTTTGTCCTCAGGGCATTACTGGTCACATGCATGGTGCTGCGGGATGCATGTTTCTGGAAAGTAGTTACCATGAGATTCTGCCTGGGCAATCCCACAGACTGTGCAGAGTCAATTTTATTATTTGGAATGTCGAAGGTTGCGGAACTCTGTATCTTGTTTCATATTCAGATGGCTTATTTGATTGTAGGCCTCTCTCTTCAATATCTGCTGCTTCTCATCCAGAGCGTTTAAAACTGTCGGTTTGTttcattcaattgaaaaattatcttctCCGCATTGAGTCAGTTTGCTTTGGTGTAAAAGAACTTTTCCAATGGAAACCCCACATCACAATTTGGTCATTGTCAATGTATCATGATGATTCAAAGCACTTTCAAAAGTGTGAAATTGTTGGGGAAGGTGTTTCTTGTTTCGACTTGCTTTCAGACTCTTCCCCAGTCCATGAAACCAAGGATTGCGATGGTTTGGAGCAAGGTGATATAAATAATTCCGAGTATCCCAATAATCTACATGCAGGAGACGATAGCCCTTCACTCAACGATCGTATTGTATCTTCTTCCATGGTTATTTCTGGTAATTCATGTGCACCCTATGCTGTTGTTTATGGCTATTGCAATGGCGACATTGAAATTGTACGATTTGATTTAGTCCATGCGCCGGGTTATCATAGTGAAAGTTCTTCTCTCGAAATAAATTCAGCTGTCTGTAGGAGATATTTCACAGGGCACACGAGTGCTGTACTTTGTTTGGCAGCTCACCAGATGGCAGGCAAAGCAAAAGGATGGAATTTCTGTAAGGTCTTGGTGTCTGGAAGCAAAGACTGCACAGTTCGAATATGGGATCTTGACAATGGCAATCTCATCACTGTAATGCACCATCATGTGGCTCCTGTCCGCCAAATTATTCTCCCTCCTAATAAGACTGAGCATCCTTGGTGTGATTGCTTTCTCTCCGTTGGAGAGGATTCGTGTGTGGCTCTTGCTTCACTCGAAACTCTAAGGGTTGAGAGGATTTTTCCTGGACATCCCTGTTATCCTGATAGAGTTGTTTGGGATGGTGTAAGAGGTTATGTTGCATGTCTTTGCCAAAACTATTTAGTAACATCTGATACTAGTGATGTGTTATACATATGGGACATCAAGAGTGGAGCCAGAGAGCGGATCCTACGAGGAGTAGCTTCTCATTCAATGTTTGATCATTTCTGTAAGGGCATTAACATGAAGTCAGTCTCTGGAACTGTGAGGGATGGAAGTACTTCTGTTTCCTCCCTGCTTCTTCCCATTGTCGAGGATATTGGTTTTTCTAAACCTCATATAGAAAACTCAGAAAAGGGATTTTCTTCTGCTGGTGCAATGGCAACGTCAACTAAGAGAATTGAGTCCTTTACTCATAAAGCCCTCATTAACAAGGAGAGCTCTACTGAATCCTTTCAGGCCAGCTCATCTATTGTCCAAAGCATCAAGCACTCCATTAAGTGCTCTTGTCCATTCCCTGGGGTAGCAACTCTTTGTTTTGATCTCACTTCACTGATGCTTCTTCCTCAGGGGGACGAGTTATGTGCAAGTCAAATTAGGAAACCCGACTCTCCTTTGAAGAAATACAATGTTGCTGAGTTTGCAGATAATGGAGCTGGTCCAAACACATCAAACAGTCACATGGAGTCCGACTGCATTAGGTCGCTTGAAGAGAGCATTGTACGGTTTGGTTTGTCGGTTTTGCATTCATGGGGGGTAGACAATGGGCTTGATCATTTGCTAATTACTGACATGAAGTTGATAAGACCTGAGAACTTCATGATTGCACCAGGTTTGCCAGGGGATAAAGGGTCCTTTACAGTGACTTTTCCTGGTACAAGTGCTGTTCTTGAG CTATGGAAATTGTCCTCCGAGTTTTGTGCAATGAGGTCATTGACCATGGTATCTCTCGCCCAACGCATGGTTAGCCTGTGCCATTCCTGCTCAGTTGCTAGCAG TACCCTGGCGGCATTCTATACTCGGAACTTCGCAGAGAAAGTCCCAGAGATTAAGCCACCTTCCCTCCAG TTGTTGGTAAGTTTCTGGCAAGATGATAGGGAACATGTAAGGATGGCTGCACGATCTTTGTTCCATTGTGCTGCTTCACGGGCAATACCTCTCCCTTTGTCTAGTCAAGAGGTGACTAATCACATAAAATTTGTGAGTTCTATGGCTGGGAAAAATGAAGATGAACATGAAAATCCAAAGGAAAAGACGGTATCTGACAGAGCAGATATGGAAGAGCAGGAAACACAAGAAATTTTGCAGGCTGAGGAATCCAATATTCTGATATGGCTAGAATCTTATGAAGTGCAGGATTGGATTTCATGTGTTGGAGGAACAGGGCAAGATGCAATGACATCTCATATTATCGTTGCAGCTGCATTAGCCATTTGGTACCCCAGTCTTGTAAAACCAAGTCTGGGCACGCTGGTTGTTCATCATCTAGTGAAATTGGTCATGGCTATGAACGAAAAATATAGTTCCACTGCTGCAGAGCTGTTGGCTGAAGGTATGGCAGACGTATGGAAGGCTTGCATTGGATCTGAAATCCCCCGTTTGATTGGTGATATCTTTTTCCAAATTGAGTGTGTAAGCGGTACATCTGCAAGTCCAGCCATACCCAGTAAAATTCGAGAGACTTTGATTGAGATTCTTCTTCCAAGTCTTGCAATGGCTGACATTCATGGCTTTCTTAATGCCATAGAAAGCCAAATCTGGTCTACTGCATCTGATTCACCAGTTCACTTAGTATCCCTTACTACACTAATTAGAGTTGTGCGCGGAGCTCCCAAGAATCTGGCTCAATTCCTTGATAAG GCAATTAACTTTATCTTACAAACCATGGACCCTGGCAACTCAATCATGCGAAAAACTTGCCTTCAGACTTCAATGACAACTTTGAAGGAAGTTGTTCGCGTATTTTCCATGGTAGCACTGAATGACAATTTGACCAGATTAGCTGTTGGTGATGCCATTGGAGAGATTAGCAATGCTAGCATTCGTGTTTATGACATGCAAAG TGTGATGAAAATCAAGGTTCTGGATGCAAGTGCACCTCCTGGTCTACCGAGTTTTCTTGCAGGATCTTCTGGGACAGCAGTCACGACTGTGATTTCAGCATTGAGTTTTTCTCCGGATGGAGAG GGTTTAGTTGCTTTCTCTGAGCATGGGTTGATGATAAGATGGTGGTCATTAGGATCAGTTTGGTGGGAGAAACTCAGCCGCAACTATGTTCCCGTCCAATGCaccaaattgatttttgttcCTCCTTGGGAAGGATTTTCACCTAAAACTGCTCGGAGAAGTGTGATGGCGAGCATAATGGGACCTGATGGGCAATCCGGTCCACAG